The following DNA comes from Ignavibacteriales bacterium.
GGTTGCAACCCAAACAGAAAGATCCGGTCGTGCAATTTTAACTCCGGTTGCAATTGCAGCAGCTCTTCCGTGAATAGTATGAAAACCATATGTGCTCATATAATAAGTGAAACGGCTTGAACAACCGATTCCGGAGATCCAAACAATTTTTTCTTTTGGAACATTGATTTCAGGAAATGATCTTTGCACTTGAGCAAGGATCGAATAATCGCCGCATCCCGGACACCATCTAACATCCTGACCCGATGAAAAATCTTTTGCAGTTAATTTTACGGGTGCTACATCTATATTATTTGCCATTTTTTCCTCCGAGGATTTCAACTATCTGATTTTCGATGTCGCTTGATCTGAATGGTAAACCTCTTACAAGGTTGTACTGTATGACATCAATAAGAAATTCACTTCTAATAATTTTTGCTAGCTGTCCAAGATTGATTTCTGGAATTAAAACTTTTTTGAATTTACTAAGAACATCCTTTGTATTCTTTGGCATAGGATGAATATATTTCAAATGGGCTTGAGAAACTTTAAGACCTTTGCTGGTTGCTTTATCTACAGCTTCTTTAATAGCGCCGTAAGTTCCGCCCCAACCTAAAACCAAAAGTTCACCTTCAGCATCGCCTTGTACTGCTAATTCCGGAATATCGTTTTCTATATTTTGAATTTTTTGCTCTCTCAATTTCACCATAAAATCATGATTAGAAGGATCGTAATTTACATTTCCAGTGATATTGGCTTTTTCAAGACCGCCGATTCTATGTTCCAAACCGGGTGTGCCGGGTTTTGCCCATGGTCTTGCAAGATTTTCATCTCTTGAATAAGGCGAAAATCCTTCAGCTACGGTAGCAAACTTAACGGGAATATCTGGAATTTCATTTTCATGAGGAACACGCCAAGGTTCGGTTCCATTACCAATATAACCATCAGTTAGCAACATAACAGGAGTCATATACTTGACTGCGATTCTTGATGCTTCGATTGCCATATAGAAACAATCGCTTGGTGTTGCGGCTGCAAGAACAGGAATTGGCGCTTCACCGTTTCTACCATACATCGCTTGAAGTAAATCTGCTTGCTCTGTTTTAGTTGGTAAGCCCGTACTTGGACCGCCTCTTTGAACATTCACAATTACTAAAGGCAATTCAGTCATGACACCTAATCCAATTGCCTCTGTTTTAAGAGCAACACCGGGACCGCTTGTAGTTGTAATAGCAAGTGAGCCGGAAAATGCTGCGCCGATTGCTGAAGTGATACCAGCAATTTCATCTTCAGCTTGAAAAGTTTTTACTCCAAAATTTTTATAGCTTGCAAGGAATTGAAGAATATCCGTAGCAGGGGTGATTGGATACGAACCTAAGAATAACGGTAATCCGCTTTTAATAGATGCAGTAACAAATCCAAGTGCAGTAGCTTCATTTCCTGAAATATTTCTGTAAGTCCCTTTCTTCAATTTTGCCGGTTCTACAGTATAGCGATTTTCAAAAATTTCTGTTGTATCACCGAAGAAATAACCAGTCTTCAAAGCTGTTTCATTTGCGTTAAGAATCTCTGGTTTATTTTTGAATTTGGAAACCAGCCAGGTCAGAGTTGGTTCAAGAGGTCTATTGTATAACCAGTACATCAAACCAAGCGCAAAAAAGTTTTTACATCTATTAATATCTTTAATACTCAAACCGCTGTCTTTCAACGCAGTCGAAGTAAGAGTTGTAATTGGAACCGGGTAAACTTTATAACCAGCCAATGCTTCTTCATCATCTAAAGGATTTTTATCATAACCTGCTAACTTTAAATTCTTCGCGTCAAATGAATCTGTATTAACAATGATAATTCCATCACGTTTTAAATCCGCTAAATTTTTCTTTAGAGCTGCCGGATTCATTGCAACCAAAACATCGGGTGTATCACCTGGTGTGTGAATATCGCTGGAACTAAAGTGGACTTGAAAACCGCTGACACCGTATAGAGTTCCGGCGGGAGCGCGGATTTCTGCCGGGTAATCCGGAAGCGTTCCAAGATCGTTACCCATCAATGCTGTTGTATCACTAAACTGAGATCCCGTAAGTTGCATACCATCGCCTGAATCACCGGCAAAACGAATTGTTACCTCTTTAAGATCAAGTGTTTCTGTTTCTTGTGCCATTAGTATAACTCAATATTATTTATAATTAGTATTTATTTAGCGCTGCAAAAATATGAA
Coding sequences within:
- a CDS encoding 2-oxoacid:acceptor oxidoreductase subunit alpha, with amino-acid sequence MAQETETLDLKEVTIRFAGDSGDGMQLTGSQFSDTTALMGNDLGTLPDYPAEIRAPAGTLYGVSGFQVHFSSSDIHTPGDTPDVLVAMNPAALKKNLADLKRDGIIIVNTDSFDAKNLKLAGYDKNPLDDEEALAGYKVYPVPITTLTSTALKDSGLSIKDINRCKNFFALGLMYWLYNRPLEPTLTWLVSKFKNKPEILNANETALKTGYFFGDTTEIFENRYTVEPAKLKKGTYRNISGNEATALGFVTASIKSGLPLFLGSYPITPATDILQFLASYKNFGVKTFQAEDEIAGITSAIGAAFSGSLAITTTSGPGVALKTEAIGLGVMTELPLVIVNVQRGGPSTGLPTKTEQADLLQAMYGRNGEAPIPVLAAATPSDCFYMAIEASRIAVKYMTPVMLLTDGYIGNGTEPWRVPHENEIPDIPVKFATVAEGFSPYSRDENLARPWAKPGTPGLEHRIGGLEKANITGNVNYDPSNHDFMVKLREQKIQNIENDIPELAVQGDAEGELLVLGWGGTYGAIKEAVDKATSKGLKVSQAHLKYIHPMPKNTKDVLSKFKKVLIPEINLGQLAKIIRSEFLIDVIQYNLVRGLPFRSSDIENQIVEILGGKNGK